The DNA segment TGTGTAAATCATTACCAATTGGCGACTCACCTTGTATGTAAGGCGTAAGATATTTACTATTTACATTAATTCCTAAGCCAATAACATGAACTAAACATCCAAGAAGTAAACAATTTATTTCGATTCCAGAGATTAGATTAAATGAATCGCTTGGATATTTCTTAAGAATATTGTTTTTTTCAATAAAAGTATGAGCTTTTACAGTGTGATGATCTGTAATAGCTATAAATTTTAGTTTGTTAATAAAAACTTGATCTAATAATTGTTCAGGTTCAAAGCTTCCATCACTAAATTTAGTATGACAATGAAAATTTATTATATGAGGACAACTATTTATATCTATATTTGAAGTTAATTCAATTAACTCTTTTTTATTCATTTATGAGAAAGTGTCAAAGTTTTGATATGGAATTAATTAATTT comes from the Prochlorococcus marinus str. MIT 9515 genome and includes:
- a CDS encoding PHP domain-containing protein, whose product is MNKKELIELTSNIDINSCPHIINFHCHTKFSDGSFEPEQLLDQVFINKLKFIAITDHHTVKAHTFIEKNNILKKYPSDSFNLISGIEINCLLLGCLVHVIGLGINVNSKYLTPYIQGESPIGNDLHIKSVTKAIRLAGGISFLAHPARYRIPFYKLIPEANNQGVDGIEVWYDYDLNERWQASNFVCSKINKLTESLNMLKTCGTDSHGYSLLGR